A section of the Oncorhynchus gorbuscha isolate QuinsamMale2020 ecotype Even-year linkage group LG04, OgorEven_v1.0, whole genome shotgun sequence genome encodes:
- the LOC124032991 gene encoding T-box transcription factor TBX3-like: MLEGCQSDNESGQESKHRNNVGQDLRKTSTTTEELTPEPNVTTFHDKADRASTDSLRTETDSEDPKEDHINSITDGMTRCFGAEDPRATEHYQPLTVETDQSAHITGLGRSSFSHCYSYPPDWTRYILNPLGVAHRLLHNAQVNMQGETLSGVAATAMGHMLMAVSSGGVCSMGTAGIPVSSVQRVSGTSGLPLNFQQHAMASQGLTVSPFGAIFPYPYSQLAATAALSTTASTPVHRRPVRPPTRFRPYLISNRVGLPDNCSTPPTSIRLMTDRDVNCHTIANRPIAAPLHCMPMSEVNSVSSLQSSGASAAKRVSSKDCMDQLQCIQQLVRGIDSYQDRDSYS, from the exons ATGTTAGAGGGCTGCCAAAGTGACAACGAAAGCGGTCAAGAAAGCAAACATAGGAATAATGTTGGACAAGACTTGCGAAAAACCTCAACCACCACAGAGGAACTGACACCTGAGCCAAATGTCACTACATTCCACGACAAAGCGGACAGGGCTTCAACGGACTCACTTAGGACCGAAACAGACTCAGAGGATCCAAAAGAGGACCATATAAACTCCATAACTGATGGTATGACACGTTGCTTTGGAGCAGAGGATCCGAGGGCAACAGAACACTACCAGCCTTTAACCGTGGAAACGGACCAAAGTGCTCACATCACAGGCCTAGGACGCAGCAGTTTTTCACACTGCTATTCTTATCCACCGGATTGGACTAGATATATTCTCAACCCCTTGGGTGTCGCTCACCGTCTCCTACACAATGCCCAAGTCAACATGCAGGGAGAAACTTTATCCGGTGTAGCAGCAACAGCAATGGGGCACATGCTGATGGCCGTGTCATCTGGCGGAGTGTGCTCCATGGGCACGGCTGGTATCCCAGTATCTTCTGTACAAAGAGTGTCAGGAACGTCAGGATTACCCTTGAACTTTCAGCAGCATGCTATGGCATCGCAG GGCCTCACGGTTTCTCCTTTTGGTGCTATTTTCCCCTATCCCTACTCCCAGTTGGCCGCAACGGCTGCTCTCTCCACCACAGCATCAACCCCAGTGCATCGCCGCCCAGTGCGTCCTCCTACCCGGTTTAGGCCATACTTAATTTCCAATAGAGTAGGCCTACCAGACAACTGTTCGACGCCCCCGACATCTATTCGTCTTATGACGGATAGAGACGTGAATTGTCACACTATTGCAAATCGTCCGATTGCTGCTCCATTGCACTGTATGCCTATGTCAGAGGTAAACAGCGTTTCCTCGCTACAGAGTTCTGGTGCGTCAGCGGCAAAACGTGTATCCAGCAAGGATTGCATGGATCAGCTTCAATGTATACAACAGTTGGTCCGAGGTATTGACTCCTATCAAGACAGAGACTCATATTCCTAG